The Carassius carassius chromosome 34, fCarCar2.1, whole genome shotgun sequence genome has a segment encoding these proteins:
- the LOC132114998 gene encoding hippocampus abundant transcript 1 protein-like isoform X2 gives MLFKHIRRSVGRPKVAHAVVVIFLEFFAWGLLTTPMLTVLHETFPQHTFLVNGLIQGVKGFLSFMSAPLIGALSDVWGRKNFLLLTVFFTCAPIPLMRLSPWCFFALMSVSGLFAVTFSVIFAYVADITEEHERSTAYGLVSATFAASLVTSPAIGAFLSLRYGDSVVVLLATVIALADILFVLLVVPESLPDKMRLSSWGSPISWEQADPFTSLRKVGKDSTVLLICVTVFLSYLPEAGQYSSFFLYLGQVINFSSEAIAAFIAMVGILSIGAQTLLLSVLMKKIGNKSTVLLGLGFQLLQLAWYGFGSEPWMMWAAGAVAAMSSITFPSVSALVSRCTDPDQQGAVQGMITGIRGLCNGLGPALFGFIFFLFNVELKELSPVEQNPVTPDTEEKRVIPGPPFLFGACTVLLALLVAVFIPSQHAPAVQTCNTHVMMESAISVTENGSVPVSDEDNEPLLQDSSL, from the exons ATGCTGTTCAAACACATCAGA CGCAGTGTCGGCCGGCCGAAGGTGGCTCATGCCGTGGTGGTGATCTTCTTGGAGTTTTTCGCCTGGGGTCTCCTGACCACCCCGATGCTGACC GTTCTGCATGAAACTTTTCCGCAGCACACGTTCCTCGTGAACGGACTCATCCAGGGCGTCAAG gGGTTTCTGTCGTTCATGAGCGCTCCTCTGATCGGTGCCTTGTCTGATGTTTGGGGCAGAAAGAACTTCCTGCTGCTCACAGTGTTTTTCACCTGCGCCCCCATCCCACTAATGAGGCTCAGCCCATG GTGTTTTTTTGCTCTGATGTCTGTGTCGGGGCTTTTCGCCGTTACATTCTCTGTGATATTTGCGTATGTGGCTGATATTACAGAAGAGCATGAAAGAAGCACAGCGTATGGATTG GTGTCTGCGACGTTTGCGGCGAGTTTAGTGACAAGTCCGGCGATAGGAGCGTTCCTGTCTCTGCGCTACGGAGACAGTGTGGTGGTTCTTCTGGCCACCGTCATCGCTCTGGCTGATATTCTGTTCGTCCTGCTGGTGGTCCCCGAGTCCCTGCCGGACAAAATGAGACTGTCCTCGTGGGGTTCACCCATTTCCTGGGAGCAGGCCGATCCTTTCACT tctctGAGGAAGGTGGGGAAAGACTCCACAGTCCTGCTGATCTGTGTCACCGTCTTCCTGTCGTATCTCCCCGAGGCCGGGCAGTACTCCAGCTTCTTCCTCTATTTGGGACAG GTCATTAACTTCTCGTCCGAAGCGATTGCAGCGTTTATTGCGATGGTGGGAATCCTGTCCATCGGAGCACAG ACATTACTGTTAAGCGTTCTGATGAAGAAGATTGGGAATAAAAGCACCGTTCTGCTGGGACTGGGGTTTCAGTTGCTCCAGCTGGCCTGGTACGGCTTCGGCTCTGAACCATG GATGATGTGGGCGGCCGGTGCCGTCGCTGCCATGTCCAGCATCACCTTTCCTTCTGTGAGCGCGCTGGTGTCTCGATGCACGGATCCCGACCAGCAGG gagcGGTTCAGGGCATGATCACAGGGATCCGAGGTCTGTGTAATGGACTCGGTCCGGCTCTGTTCGGATTCATCTTCTTCCTCTTCAATGTGGAGCTGAAGGAGCTGAGCCCCGTGGAGCAGAACCCCGTCACACCGGACACTGAAGAG AAGCGTGTGATTCCTGGTCCTCCCTTCCTGTTCGGAGCGTGTACGGTTCTTCTGGCTCTGCTGGTGGCGGTGTTTATTCCCTCTCAACACGCTCCGGCGGTGCAGACGTGTAACACGCATGTGATGATGGAGTCTGCGATCAGCGTCACGGAGAACGGATCTGTTCCTGTGAGCGACGAAGACAACGAGCCTCTTTTACAGGACAGTAGTTTATAA
- the LOC132114998 gene encoding hippocampus abundant transcript 1 protein-like isoform X1: protein MLFKHIRQRSVGRPKVAHAVVVIFLEFFAWGLLTTPMLTVLHETFPQHTFLVNGLIQGVKGFLSFMSAPLIGALSDVWGRKNFLLLTVFFTCAPIPLMRLSPWCFFALMSVSGLFAVTFSVIFAYVADITEEHERSTAYGLVSATFAASLVTSPAIGAFLSLRYGDSVVVLLATVIALADILFVLLVVPESLPDKMRLSSWGSPISWEQADPFTSLRKVGKDSTVLLICVTVFLSYLPEAGQYSSFFLYLGQVINFSSEAIAAFIAMVGILSIGAQTLLLSVLMKKIGNKSTVLLGLGFQLLQLAWYGFGSEPWMMWAAGAVAAMSSITFPSVSALVSRCTDPDQQGAVQGMITGIRGLCNGLGPALFGFIFFLFNVELKELSPVEQNPVTPDTEEKRVIPGPPFLFGACTVLLALLVAVFIPSQHAPAVQTCNTHVMMESAISVTENGSVPVSDEDNEPLLQDSSL from the exons ATGCTGTTCAAACACATCAGA CAGCGCAGTGTCGGCCGGCCGAAGGTGGCTCATGCCGTGGTGGTGATCTTCTTGGAGTTTTTCGCCTGGGGTCTCCTGACCACCCCGATGCTGACC GTTCTGCATGAAACTTTTCCGCAGCACACGTTCCTCGTGAACGGACTCATCCAGGGCGTCAAG gGGTTTCTGTCGTTCATGAGCGCTCCTCTGATCGGTGCCTTGTCTGATGTTTGGGGCAGAAAGAACTTCCTGCTGCTCACAGTGTTTTTCACCTGCGCCCCCATCCCACTAATGAGGCTCAGCCCATG GTGTTTTTTTGCTCTGATGTCTGTGTCGGGGCTTTTCGCCGTTACATTCTCTGTGATATTTGCGTATGTGGCTGATATTACAGAAGAGCATGAAAGAAGCACAGCGTATGGATTG GTGTCTGCGACGTTTGCGGCGAGTTTAGTGACAAGTCCGGCGATAGGAGCGTTCCTGTCTCTGCGCTACGGAGACAGTGTGGTGGTTCTTCTGGCCACCGTCATCGCTCTGGCTGATATTCTGTTCGTCCTGCTGGTGGTCCCCGAGTCCCTGCCGGACAAAATGAGACTGTCCTCGTGGGGTTCACCCATTTCCTGGGAGCAGGCCGATCCTTTCACT tctctGAGGAAGGTGGGGAAAGACTCCACAGTCCTGCTGATCTGTGTCACCGTCTTCCTGTCGTATCTCCCCGAGGCCGGGCAGTACTCCAGCTTCTTCCTCTATTTGGGACAG GTCATTAACTTCTCGTCCGAAGCGATTGCAGCGTTTATTGCGATGGTGGGAATCCTGTCCATCGGAGCACAG ACATTACTGTTAAGCGTTCTGATGAAGAAGATTGGGAATAAAAGCACCGTTCTGCTGGGACTGGGGTTTCAGTTGCTCCAGCTGGCCTGGTACGGCTTCGGCTCTGAACCATG GATGATGTGGGCGGCCGGTGCCGTCGCTGCCATGTCCAGCATCACCTTTCCTTCTGTGAGCGCGCTGGTGTCTCGATGCACGGATCCCGACCAGCAGG gagcGGTTCAGGGCATGATCACAGGGATCCGAGGTCTGTGTAATGGACTCGGTCCGGCTCTGTTCGGATTCATCTTCTTCCTCTTCAATGTGGAGCTGAAGGAGCTGAGCCCCGTGGAGCAGAACCCCGTCACACCGGACACTGAAGAG AAGCGTGTGATTCCTGGTCCTCCCTTCCTGTTCGGAGCGTGTACGGTTCTTCTGGCTCTGCTGGTGGCGGTGTTTATTCCCTCTCAACACGCTCCGGCGGTGCAGACGTGTAACACGCATGTGATGATGGAGTCTGCGATCAGCGTCACGGAGAACGGATCTGTTCCTGTGAGCGACGAAGACAACGAGCCTCTTTTACAGGACAGTAGTTTATAA